From Tissierellales bacterium, the proteins below share one genomic window:
- a CDS encoding helix-turn-helix domain-containing protein, which produces MRFIEELRTAVEVENIRQEDLANAIGCSQVMVSKYLKKEYQMPLESKVKASKYMNISRIKRALSNELNLGVMNIEILNNVDTNVFVIADSIEKECTEAAAVIPDLKKILRNKKSSLDLDMTDNVE; this is translated from the coding sequence ATGAGATTTATAGAAGAGTTAAGAACAGCAGTTGAAGTTGAGAACATTAGACAAGAGGACCTGGCAAATGCTATTGGATGTAGCCAGGTGATGGTAAGCAAGTACCTTAAAAAAGAGTATCAGATGCCACTTGAATCAAAAGTCAAGGCATCAAAGTATATGAACATATCGCGAATCAAAAGAGCTTTAAGTAATGAGTTAAATCTAGGAGTTATGAATATTGAGATTCTAAATAATGTCGACACTAATGTGTTTGTAATAGCAGATAGCATTGAAAAGGAATGTACTGAAGCCGCAGCTGTTATTCCAGACTTGAAAAAAATTCTTAGAAATAAAAAAAGCTCACTTGATTTGGATATGACTGATAATGTTGAG